From the Oleiphilus messinensis genome, one window contains:
- a CDS encoding lipase secretion chaperone, which produces MNYRPYFIPIALLCLLIMLGMASTYWFKQQVPKRNYQPIDTGITSADEDITFVESNVDDTLSTNRLKESSNLAIPVREYQVHGSLTGSSIAGQLAMDSNGELIVDQNVRFVFEYFLSTLGEQSLESIREEVISLATLELSATARTQLMALYDRFIAYEENKPQGIHSSGQFKFEHSDFQSIYDHLMELQESRREFLGEEVAVAFFEQEELRDRYYIGKKVIETNPAFSDYEKQQQLTELQRSLPRDYQEKLNRIEQFKQVEVEVNYAREQGADKDLIYHLRADVYGHKAALRIQDAEAASDNWRTRYDAYSNAKKVLSSDQSLTDRELSRAIENLRKTHFSDREIREVVRIDRIENS; this is translated from the coding sequence ATGAACTACAGACCATATTTTATACCCATTGCGCTACTGTGTTTGTTGATAATGCTGGGTATGGCAAGCACTTACTGGTTTAAGCAACAGGTTCCAAAAAGAAACTACCAGCCAATCGATACTGGTATCACTTCGGCTGACGAAGATATAACGTTTGTTGAGTCGAATGTAGATGATACTTTGTCTACTAATCGACTTAAAGAATCCAGTAACTTGGCTATCCCGGTTAGAGAATACCAAGTCCATGGATCCCTGACAGGTTCTTCAATTGCGGGCCAGTTAGCAATGGACTCGAATGGAGAACTGATTGTCGATCAGAATGTAAGATTTGTATTTGAATATTTTCTTAGCACCCTTGGTGAACAATCGTTAGAAAGCATACGAGAAGAAGTAATTTCTTTAGCTACTTTGGAGTTGTCTGCAACCGCTAGAACACAGCTTATGGCGTTATATGATCGTTTTATTGCCTATGAAGAAAATAAACCTCAGGGTATTCATTCCTCCGGCCAATTTAAATTTGAACATTCTGATTTTCAATCCATCTATGATCACCTAATGGAATTGCAGGAGAGTCGCAGAGAGTTTTTGGGAGAAGAGGTGGCCGTTGCTTTTTTTGAACAAGAAGAATTGCGTGACCGATATTATATTGGTAAAAAAGTGATAGAGACTAATCCTGCATTTTCTGATTATGAAAAACAACAACAGCTCACTGAACTTCAACGTTCATTACCTAGGGATTATCAGGAAAAATTGAATCGTATTGAGCAGTTCAAGCAAGTGGAGGTGGAAGTAAATTATGCCAGGGAACAAGGTGCTGATAAAGACTTGATTTACCACCTTAGAGCCGATGTTTATGGCCATAAAGCTGCACTTAGAATTCAAGACGCGGAAGCAGCATCGGATAATTGGCGAACACGTTATGACGCTTACAGTAATGCAAAGAAAGTACTTTCTTCCGATCAGTCCTTAACCGATAGAGAATTGAGCCGAGCCATTGAAAATCTTCGTAAAACTCACTTTTCTGATAGGGAGATTCGGGAGGTTGTTCGTATTGATAGGATCGAGAATTCATAG
- a CDS encoding esterase/lipase family protein — MSIRKILAGLAVLFAAQSHAFEMDCSNISIHEPAPNSGTYNKTKYPIVMAHGWFGFDELLGVDYWYGIIDKLTDNGATVYVTQQAAMNSSLVRGDQLLKKVRCILAISGAEKVNLIAHSQGTLDARYVAGEAPELVASVTSVSGPNHGSIVSNFANYVDMESTLMDLILSTGETFGYFIDYMTGAGYDMDGRAFISVEAGGWMTDSTFNDNYPAGLPEEYCGEGPLVDNGIYFYSWTGNRDFTNFLDPFSYLDKALSLALANGEVNDGLVTVCSSHLGKVIRNDYKLDHFDTVNQLFGLRAIFSPNPVTLYKTQVNRLKNQGL, encoded by the coding sequence ATGAGCATAAGAAAAATTTTGGCCGGGTTAGCTGTGTTGTTTGCCGCCCAGTCACACGCATTTGAGATGGATTGTTCCAATATATCAATTCATGAGCCAGCACCTAACTCTGGAACTTACAATAAAACAAAATATCCAATTGTGATGGCTCATGGTTGGTTTGGTTTTGACGAGTTGCTTGGCGTTGATTATTGGTACGGTATTATTGATAAGCTGACCGATAACGGCGCTACTGTTTATGTCACACAACAAGCGGCAATGAACTCAAGTTTGGTGAGAGGCGACCAATTACTCAAGAAAGTACGCTGTATTTTAGCTATTTCGGGGGCTGAAAAGGTGAATTTGATTGCCCATAGCCAGGGAACGCTTGATGCCCGCTATGTTGCTGGTGAGGCGCCAGAGTTGGTGGCATCAGTTACTTCCGTGTCTGGGCCGAACCATGGGAGTATTGTCAGTAATTTTGCAAATTACGTAGATATGGAATCCACTTTGATGGATCTCATACTTTCTACTGGTGAGACATTTGGTTATTTCATCGATTACATGACTGGCGCCGGTTATGATATGGATGGACGCGCTTTCATTTCAGTAGAAGCGGGAGGTTGGATGACAGATTCTACATTCAATGATAACTATCCAGCTGGTCTGCCAGAGGAGTATTGTGGTGAAGGACCACTCGTTGATAATGGGATCTACTTCTACTCGTGGACTGGTAATCGGGATTTCACAAACTTTCTTGATCCATTTTCATATTTAGATAAAGCTCTTTCTCTAGCGCTGGCTAATGGAGAGGTAAATGATGGCCTGGTAACGGTATGTAGTAGTCACCTGGGTAAAGTGATTCGCAATGACTACAAGTTGGATCACTTTGATACCGTCAATCAGTTATTCGGTTTAAGAGCAATTTTCTCCCCTAATCCTGTCACTCTTTATAAGACTCAAGTTAATCGATTGAAGAATCAAGGACTATAA
- a CDS encoding response regulator transcription factor — protein sequence MKTVMVVDDQTIVLQGIATLLKLSGKVDVLATAESGRQCLEQLSDGVLPDVILLDVQMPDLNGLETLKAIRKEHSIPVIFLTTFEDPFLCRQVAKNGAQGWLLKNVDVQVLINTIARVSNGEVLISGSQAASHERLTSRENEIARALVAGKTNQEIADAQCLSLGTVKNYTSNLFNKLDVRNRAEAIVRLKSLGLA from the coding sequence GTGAAGACGGTAATGGTCGTTGATGATCAAACGATTGTTTTACAAGGTATCGCTACATTACTCAAACTATCTGGAAAAGTGGATGTATTAGCAACGGCAGAAAGTGGTAGGCAATGTTTGGAACAGCTTTCAGATGGTGTGCTTCCTGATGTGATTTTATTAGATGTCCAGATGCCTGACCTAAATGGCTTAGAAACTTTAAAGGCTATTCGAAAAGAGCATAGCATTCCCGTTATTTTTTTGACTACGTTTGAGGATCCTTTCCTGTGCCGACAAGTCGCAAAAAATGGTGCGCAAGGTTGGTTATTAAAAAATGTTGATGTACAAGTATTGATAAACACGATTGCGCGGGTATCAAACGGAGAAGTTCTGATCTCGGGATCTCAGGCTGCTTCTCATGAGCGTCTTACTTCGAGAGAAAATGAAATTGCCAGAGCGTTGGTTGCTGGGAAAACCAATCAGGAAATTGCTGATGCACAATGCTTGAGTTTAGGGACAGTAAAAAATTACACTTCGAATTTATTTAATAAACTAGATGTACGAAACCGTGCAGAAGCAATTGTTAGACTTAAATCTTTAGGTTTGGCGTAG
- a CDS encoding sensor histidine kinase — MPKLKLTVVARASILGGLGSIAWFIAFSRVYILASQDNSETALPLLFLGVANGVFFLANAIWLLHNILINRVSWLTKDDDWVCWSLLFASHGSAFLINHWMDIGPLDQILLSFMIIILSVQFIRFSTFIGVPSIVLVALLYTLQIDHPDRFYIGAYILTQQLVLWSLGYGLFNEINETKRLKVSQAQLKMAQAQLAESSRREERSQIRRDLHDKMGHELAAININLQICEQALLSESDSETPNDSLNNAKSAAQKAYLTLGHVVDELKQQTFEYFYDSLLQIVDKVPKLNIDIDCDPDLRIKDQHKSEQLLCCIQEGITNVLKHSNADKVWIRLFHAGEMLVAEVVDNGSLAQSVNSGNGLTGMQERLALIEGNASYEVKQDRGFKLQLTIPNGDQK; from the coding sequence ATGCCAAAATTGAAACTGACAGTGGTTGCTCGAGCCTCAATTTTAGGGGGGCTGGGGTCGATTGCCTGGTTTATTGCCTTTAGTAGAGTTTATATCCTCGCTTCTCAAGATAACTCTGAGACAGCATTACCGCTTCTTTTTTTGGGTGTCGCCAATGGTGTATTCTTCTTAGCCAATGCTATTTGGTTATTGCACAATATATTAATAAACAGGGTGAGCTGGTTAACAAAGGATGATGACTGGGTGTGCTGGTCGTTGCTCTTTGCTTCCCATGGATCAGCATTTCTTATAAACCACTGGATGGATATTGGTCCGCTGGACCAGATATTGTTATCGTTCATGATAATTATCTTGTCTGTTCAGTTCATCAGGTTTTCTACATTTATTGGAGTGCCTTCAATCGTATTGGTTGCCTTGCTTTATACCCTGCAAATTGATCACCCTGACAGATTCTACATTGGTGCTTATATACTTACCCAACAACTTGTGCTTTGGTCATTAGGGTATGGCCTATTTAATGAGATTAATGAAACTAAGCGGTTAAAAGTTAGCCAAGCCCAGTTGAAAATGGCTCAGGCGCAATTAGCTGAGTCAAGTCGCAGGGAGGAACGTAGCCAGATTCGTAGAGATCTCCACGATAAAATGGGCCACGAGCTTGCCGCGATTAATATAAATTTGCAAATTTGCGAACAAGCGCTTTTAAGCGAATCCGATAGTGAAACGCCTAATGACTCTCTAAACAATGCGAAAAGTGCCGCGCAAAAGGCCTATCTCACCCTTGGGCATGTTGTAGATGAATTAAAGCAGCAGACCTTTGAATACTTTTATGATTCCTTGCTTCAAATTGTGGATAAAGTTCCAAAATTGAATATTGATATAGACTGCGACCCCGACTTAAGGATTAAAGACCAACATAAGTCCGAACAGTTGCTTTGCTGTATTCAAGAGGGAATAACCAATGTTTTAAAGCATAGTAATGCGGATAAAGTGTGGATCCGGTTATTTCACGCAGGTGAAATGCTTGTTGCCGAGGTAGTGGATAACGGTAGCCTGGCACAGTCGGTTAATTCAGGCAATGGACTGACAGGGATGCAGGAGAGATTGGCTTTGATCGAGGGAAATGCTTCTTATGAAGTAAAGCAGGATCGGGGATTTAAACTCCAACTAACCATACCAAATGGAGATCAGAAGTGA
- a CDS encoding sensor histidine kinase codes for MDVASNTDFNPVKAPPVVWRVILLLVAGFVGWGVVVSEFLGYSGPRSDVYLLTVSFSFLHLVLLTLATLRFSNKFKGVDPHQLSELKYKPSTWFYVIAVYINALALIYSASLLNANLYVLSFILLSGAAIIAILPIVAVLFITVFSSLIFYVITPETFSGSYVFFVLIQQLMLVVLTLSALKEQKKGELLARSHQELFATQLLLEETARKNERRKLSFDLHDQMGHTLTAVNWNLQYLQHTLDGELLKKAEDTLDLVTNLSKTLRELVSEMREKSQVDVKHAIEQLVNVTPGLEIKLNIDQSFDYSLVLAEVIFRCCQEAITNVLRHAKATLMTISISDSHDFIVMVIADNGVGMSDALPGNGLTGMKERIEQLNGSFEMRESRASGVCLYITLPVSC; via the coding sequence ATGGACGTGGCATCTAATACTGATTTCAATCCGGTCAAAGCTCCTCCCGTGGTTTGGCGCGTTATCTTGCTGTTAGTAGCGGGATTTGTCGGATGGGGGGTCGTCGTAAGTGAGTTTTTAGGGTATAGCGGACCTCGCTCTGATGTTTATTTATTAACGGTTTCCTTTTCTTTCTTGCATCTAGTGCTACTTACCTTGGCCACGCTACGATTTAGCAATAAATTTAAAGGCGTCGATCCTCATCAACTTTCTGAATTAAAGTATAAGCCTTCCACTTGGTTTTATGTAATTGCGGTTTATATCAACGCGCTCGCCTTGATTTACAGCGCATCGTTGCTGAACGCGAATTTATATGTGCTTTCCTTTATTTTGCTAAGTGGTGCGGCAATTATCGCTATTCTTCCTATTGTAGCGGTGCTGTTTATCACTGTTTTTTCGTCATTGATATTCTATGTCATTACCCCTGAAACGTTCTCAGGGAGTTATGTCTTCTTTGTTTTGATTCAACAGCTTATGTTGGTTGTTCTGACGCTTTCTGCGCTCAAAGAGCAAAAAAAGGGGGAGTTACTAGCCAGAAGTCACCAAGAATTGTTTGCCACTCAATTGCTGTTAGAAGAAACGGCACGTAAAAACGAGCGTCGAAAACTTTCGTTTGATCTTCATGACCAGATGGGACATACCCTGACGGCGGTTAATTGGAATTTGCAATATCTACAACATACGCTTGATGGGGAGCTGCTGAAGAAGGCCGAGGACACACTCGATCTGGTGACTAATCTATCAAAAACACTGCGTGAGCTGGTCAGCGAGATGAGAGAAAAATCTCAGGTAGACGTAAAACATGCCATTGAGCAGCTTGTAAATGTTACCCCGGGTCTTGAAATCAAATTAAATATCGATCAGTCGTTTGATTATTCTCTCGTTTTAGCCGAAGTGATTTTTCGCTGTTGCCAGGAAGCAATTACGAATGTTTTGCGTCATGCTAAAGCAACGCTGATGACAATATCTATTTCTGATAGTCATGATTTCATTGTCATGGTTATTGCAGACAACGGTGTTGGTATGAGCGATGCGCTCCCTGGCAATGGATTAACAGGAATGAAAGAGAGAATTGAACAGCTGAATGGTAGCTTCGAAATGCGGGAAAGTAGGGCGTCAGGCGTTTGTTTGTATATTACATTGCCGGTGAGTTGTTAG
- a CDS encoding response regulator transcription factor, translated as MINVLLVDDQHIVRQGIASLLNLSDEVLVLAEAESGEAALTFLAKAVPDIVLMDIRMPGMNGVETLIEMRERNIHCPTILLTSFEDTDLVQKGLAVGAVASLLKDVTIDELLRVIKTYASNGQKIRAKESPDNNFNTLTPRESQVLRLISQGLCNKEIATQLGLSTGTVKNHTSNIFSKLGVRDRIQAALKYNHHS; from the coding sequence ATGATTAATGTGTTACTGGTTGATGACCAGCATATTGTTCGTCAGGGGATCGCTTCTTTGCTGAATTTGTCTGATGAAGTTTTGGTGCTTGCCGAAGCGGAGAGTGGCGAGGCTGCTTTAACGTTTCTGGCGAAAGCTGTACCGGATATTGTGCTAATGGATATTCGTATGCCTGGGATGAACGGTGTTGAAACGCTCATAGAAATGCGAGAAAGGAATATTCATTGCCCGACAATATTATTAACTTCTTTTGAAGATACCGATTTGGTTCAAAAAGGATTAGCGGTGGGGGCTGTAGCGAGCCTTTTGAAGGATGTAACCATTGATGAGCTGCTTCGTGTGATAAAAACGTATGCTTCAAATGGCCAGAAAATTAGGGCGAAGGAGTCACCAGATAACAACTTTAACACGTTAACTCCCCGTGAAAGCCAGGTACTTAGGTTAATTTCCCAAGGGTTGTGCAATAAAGAAATTGCCACTCAGTTGGGGCTTAGTACAGGTACGGTCAAAAACCATACCTCAAATATTTTTAGTAAGCTCGGTGTTCGTGATCGTATTCAAGCAGCGTTGAAATATAATCACCATTCATGA
- a CDS encoding lipase secretion chaperone — protein MTLKHRYIVLLLGLISGLCAIGIHTWSHVSDVESQAVRSTQPYAETPSYTSEKQSALVKKEELKRNGVHKSFDLKSLPHSLINTQVTGSLEQDSNGHLILNQSVRHVFDYFFTARGEETQAQIALRITHYIKDRLSEPAQSEALMLLDKYIDYHDRLMAYKNNLPEEQPYFPWDNHQGLSTVEELLALRQTVRDNVFTTTETEALFGEDIAYDDLSLAILKVSSDPNLNNDQKRQRISALEQTIPLQQYEQRQKSFSAMNLKHVEKSLRSSNASEEEIYQKRVDLVGSAAADRLALIDERKKQWEKKRLQYLAEKAIIESHSGMTDADKKAAINHLMRNTMGLSQADIKRMEALDHIARIKQNS, from the coding sequence ATGACACTTAAACATCGGTATATAGTCCTATTATTAGGACTAATAAGTGGATTATGTGCCATTGGCATCCACACCTGGTCGCACGTATCAGATGTGGAGAGCCAAGCTGTCCGATCAACACAACCATATGCAGAAACGCCTTCTTATACCTCGGAAAAACAATCTGCCCTTGTTAAGAAGGAGGAATTGAAACGCAATGGAGTCCATAAGTCGTTCGACTTAAAATCACTCCCCCACTCGCTTATTAATACACAAGTGACAGGGTCTCTTGAGCAAGACAGCAATGGACACTTAATATTGAATCAAAGTGTACGTCATGTGTTTGATTATTTTTTCACCGCTAGAGGGGAAGAGACTCAAGCTCAGATAGCATTGCGAATTACGCATTATATTAAGGACCGCCTCAGCGAACCTGCACAAAGTGAAGCTTTGATGCTGCTAGATAAATATATCGATTACCATGACCGACTGATGGCTTATAAGAATAACCTACCGGAAGAACAGCCTTACTTCCCATGGGATAATCACCAAGGGCTTTCAACCGTTGAAGAATTACTAGCACTTCGACAAACCGTGAGAGATAACGTCTTCACCACCACCGAAACCGAGGCACTGTTTGGCGAAGATATCGCCTATGACGACCTCTCTTTGGCCATACTAAAAGTAAGCAGTGATCCAAACCTGAATAACGATCAAAAGCGCCAACGTATTTCAGCGCTAGAACAGACGATCCCCCTGCAACAGTATGAGCAAAGACAAAAATCTTTTTCCGCAATGAATCTCAAGCACGTAGAAAAGTCACTAAGAAGTTCAAATGCCAGTGAGGAAGAAATTTATCAAAAACGGGTTGATTTGGTTGGCTCTGCCGCTGCAGATAGGCTAGCACTGATTGATGAACGAAAAAAACAATGGGAAAAGAAGCGGCTTCAGTATCTTGCCGAGAAGGCTATCATTGAAAGTCATTCTGGCATGACCGATGCCGACAAAAAAGCGGCGATCAATCACCTGATGCGTAATACCATGGGATTAAGTCAGGCAGACATCAAACGCATGGAGGCGCTGGATCATATCGCTCGAATTAAACAAAACTCATGA
- a CDS encoding esterase/lipase family protein, with translation MFKRIILSILFSGFLLQGISTASANTSKSLKYPIILVCGAFCFDSVLGYDYWYGIRSRLIKEGADVYVVNLSSLSDNFTRGEELVDDIQKVLAIADAPKANLIAHSQGALASRYAAYIIPGQIASITSVHGLNKGLHYASGLLAAVPGENDVLENILSFFPNWAFNFLEIISTPSRDGEFNSETRPLNQSFVTMGHATTPEAVAEFNQQYPAGLPKQDCMAINNGTTGEVAANHYGDHLVTLYDDNGPHTIRFYSWGGNEETTTNTELFDLFSRYFVKYFVQWSVADPDNYEWDGFMPTCGHALGKVIRLDYTATHFDAINQIAGIPWFNGVSIPAIYASHVSRLRADNL, from the coding sequence ATGTTTAAAAGAATAATACTGTCCATACTGTTTTCTGGGTTTCTGCTTCAGGGGATATCCACCGCTTCAGCCAATACGTCCAAATCATTGAAATATCCAATCATTCTGGTTTGCGGTGCCTTTTGTTTTGATAGTGTGCTGGGATACGACTACTGGTATGGCATTCGTTCTCGTCTTATAAAAGAAGGGGCCGATGTTTATGTCGTCAACCTAAGCTCATTGAGCGATAACTTTACCCGGGGAGAAGAGTTGGTTGATGATATACAAAAGGTTCTCGCCATTGCAGACGCGCCAAAAGCTAACTTGATCGCCCATAGCCAGGGAGCGCTGGCGTCTCGCTATGCCGCATATATCATCCCCGGACAGATTGCATCTATCACCAGTGTACACGGTTTAAACAAGGGACTGCATTACGCTTCCGGATTGTTGGCAGCCGTACCCGGAGAGAATGATGTTCTTGAAAACATATTGTCTTTTTTCCCTAACTGGGCCTTTAACTTCCTTGAAATAATTTCTACCCCTTCCCGTGATGGAGAGTTTAATAGTGAAACTCGCCCTCTCAACCAATCTTTTGTGACGATGGGCCATGCAACAACGCCTGAAGCTGTTGCCGAGTTCAATCAACAATACCCCGCAGGCTTACCCAAACAAGATTGTATGGCCATTAATAATGGTACGACCGGTGAAGTAGCCGCAAACCACTATGGCGATCATTTGGTCACACTTTATGATGATAACGGGCCACATACCATCCGTTTTTACTCGTGGGGAGGCAATGAAGAAACGACCACCAATACGGAACTCTTCGACCTGTTCTCCCGCTACTTCGTTAAATATTTCGTACAGTGGTCCGTCGCGGACCCAGACAATTACGAGTGGGATGGATTTATGCCAACCTGTGGCCACGCTCTTGGTAAAGTTATCAGACTAGACTACACAGCAACACATTTTGATGCCATTAACCAAATTGCGGGAATACCCTGGTTTAATGGCGTCTCGATTCCTGCTATTTACGCCTCTCATGTCAGTCGTCTACGCGCAGATAATCTATAA
- a CDS encoding transposase, producing MTVPRDRLVSLADTPYYHIVSRCVRRTFLCGTDHQTGQSFEHRRQWIEDRIRLLSSLFTVDICAYAVMSNHYHLVIKLNPDEALDWSQDDVLARWCSVFKGPLIVRKYLRGDRLDTAEKNTLGTLVKLYRKRLTDLSWFMKCLNEPIARMANREDDCTGHFWEGRFRSQALLTKEALLSCMAYVDLNPVRANMADTPEEADHTSLKERARPAFDPAKAIQNQISEGALFSFNLSIKPLLHFEETIKGSVQVGLPFTWQDYLHLVDYTGRAVHPSKRGSTPEHLPSILCRLGLSNHDWLTRSTQFEAIYERQYSRRKLKSIAA from the coding sequence ATGACTGTACCCCGAGATCGCTTGGTATCTTTAGCCGATACCCCTTATTACCATATCGTTTCCCGTTGCGTGCGTCGCACATTCCTTTGCGGCACGGATCATCAAACCGGTCAGAGTTTTGAACACCGGAGGCAGTGGATCGAAGACCGTATCCGCTTGCTATCATCGCTTTTCACCGTTGATATTTGTGCTTATGCTGTAATGTCCAATCACTATCATCTCGTGATCAAGTTGAATCCGGATGAAGCTCTGGATTGGTCGCAGGATGATGTACTTGCACGCTGGTGTTCAGTGTTCAAGGGGCCTTTGATTGTACGGAAATATCTCCGTGGCGACAGGCTGGATACTGCGGAGAAGAACACGTTAGGAACGCTGGTTAAACTCTATCGGAAAAGGCTCACAGATCTGAGCTGGTTTATGAAATGCCTCAATGAACCCATTGCTCGCATGGCCAATCGAGAAGATGATTGTACAGGGCATTTCTGGGAAGGGCGCTTTCGGTCGCAGGCCTTGTTAACGAAAGAGGCGTTGTTGAGTTGCATGGCCTATGTCGATCTCAATCCAGTGCGGGCGAATATGGCGGATACACCCGAGGAAGCTGATCACACCAGTCTGAAAGAACGGGCACGTCCGGCATTTGATCCTGCAAAGGCAATACAGAACCAAATTTCGGAAGGGGCCTTATTCAGTTTTAATTTATCGATCAAACCCTTGCTTCACTTCGAAGAAACGATTAAGGGGTCTGTTCAAGTGGGCTTGCCTTTTACTTGGCAAGATTACCTGCACTTAGTGGATTATACCGGACGAGCTGTGCATCCCTCGAAGCGGGGCAGTACACCAGAACACCTTCCGTCCATACTTTGTCGATTAGGCTTGAGCAATCATGATTGGTTAACTCGATCAACGCAATTTGAAGCGATATACGAGCGGCAGTATTCACGGCGAAAGCTCAAGTCCATCGCAGCCTAA
- a CDS encoding DUF4345 family protein, with translation MKIQKYTLIFYVACFFLFSIPAFFFPDWFAFQLGYKFNRQGALMEFMGAYGGLILGIGIYLIYCLKNNIKAGLVCVLAVIASLFMGRAIGYAVEQEINNIQVTFLVIELITMFLISGLLYFGSIQREA, from the coding sequence ATGAAAATTCAAAAATACACACTTATATTTTATGTCGCCTGCTTTTTCCTGTTTAGCATTCCGGCATTTTTCTTTCCTGATTGGTTTGCATTCCAACTTGGTTATAAGTTCAATCGTCAAGGAGCGCTTATGGAATTTATGGGAGCATATGGTGGGCTTATCTTAGGTATAGGGATTTATCTAATCTATTGTTTAAAAAACAATATAAAAGCGGGTCTGGTTTGTGTACTGGCAGTTATTGCCTCGCTATTCATGGGGCGTGCAATAGGTTATGCTGTAGAACAAGAAATAAACAATATTCAAGTGACATTCCTTGTCATAGAATTAATTACCATGTTTTTAATCTCAGGCTTATTATATTTTGGGAGCATCCAGAGAGAGGCTTGA
- a CDS encoding TetR/AcrR family transcriptional regulator has translation MTVVHQPYHHGNLRKAILAQARLHLRECGPDKISLRALARDVGVSQTAPYRHFQDKTDLLASLAAEGFDLLYYAVMEATESCKNSAEKLVAAGRAYVCFARKNADLYKLMFGPMIPANSDHELLRDAGSRSFSSMVDIVSQGIDSGEFRQEDPLVYANSAWALVHGLASLIIDDRFACTDQDLAEVQLDKSLSLLYTGIKA, from the coding sequence ATGACAGTAGTACATCAACCCTATCATCATGGCAATTTGCGCAAGGCCATTCTGGCCCAGGCACGTCTGCATCTACGGGAGTGTGGCCCAGACAAAATCAGCCTGAGAGCATTGGCTCGCGATGTCGGGGTATCGCAAACCGCACCTTATCGCCATTTTCAAGACAAAACCGATTTATTGGCCTCACTCGCAGCGGAAGGCTTCGATCTCCTTTATTACGCAGTAATGGAGGCAACTGAGTCCTGTAAAAATAGTGCGGAAAAACTGGTTGCAGCGGGGCGGGCCTACGTGTGTTTTGCCCGTAAAAATGCCGACTTATACAAGCTTATGTTCGGCCCCATGATCCCGGCAAATTCAGACCATGAACTCCTGCGGGACGCAGGCAGCCGGTCCTTTTCATCCATGGTCGACATCGTCTCGCAGGGCATAGATTCTGGTGAATTTCGTCAGGAAGACCCCTTAGTCTACGCAAACTCCGCCTGGGCACTGGTACATGGACTGGCAAGCCTGATAATCGATGACCGCTTTGCCTGTACAGACCAAGATCTGGCAGAAGTACAGTTGGATAAATCGCTGAGTCTTTTGTATACCGGAATAAAAGCCTAA